Part of the Paenibacillus aurantius genome, TATAAAGAAATTCGTCCACCCCGTAAAGCGATTTGTAGAGGGGTTCTCTCTGGTCAAAGGAACGCCCGACGAGGTCGACGACGGTCCCCTTGGCATCGGTTATCGGAACGATGATCCGGTCCTCGAAATACTCCGCCAGGCTGTTTTCCCTTATGTAGAAGCCGATTTTACCCGATTCGAAGCCCAACCGGAACTTATCGATCGTTTCCTGACGGATTCCCTTGTTCTCCAGATAGTAGAAGGCTTCCCGGTTCAAATTCTTGTGGTAGTAGGTGACCAGTTCTTCCAGATCATATTTGTTATCCTCCGCCATCTCGTGGATTCGTTCCATGTTTGGCATACTTCTCCCTCCGTTTAACAGATTCTTAATTTATATTTAAACAAAAAGCATCCTCCAAAAACGTTTCGTTTTGGAAAGATGCTTTAAGGGCGGCCGGCAGCGGCCGATATTCAGGATTGAAAATGAGTGCATAGGACAGGCACAGCGTTCTCGGCAATGACAACTTTTCCGTATTCTTCCAGAACTGCCGGAGTAACGGACGTAGCTTCCCCGAACTCGGACAGGACGGCGATTTGAGCCTGGTAGCGGCTGTCGCTTTCCTCCAAATCCCCGGGATCGAGAACCAGGATCCAACGGTCCTTATAGGAGTATAAGACTCCCCCGTCGGTGAGGAGCGGCTGAATCACCTTGGCCATCCGGAGCAAATCCTCGAAATCGCGGAAGGCGTAAGAGATGACATCCGTCTGTTCGAGCGTAACTTCCATTTCATACACATCTTCATCTTCATCTATAGCTTCGTCCTGCCTGCTGTTCATTTTGCCGCGGGTCACGATCACAACCATCCCCTGGGCCGGCAGGGCGAATACTTCGACGGCGAGAGGACCGGTAGCATCGAATCCTAACTCCGAGTATGCCTGTTCCATCATTTCACTGAATAGCTCATGGACTTTAGGAATTTCGCGCCACATGTCTTCCTTCTGGATGCCTCTTTCCGTCAAGTCGTCAAACGTTAGGAAAATCCTTATTTTGTCCGTGCTTAAACGCTCAATTTTCATACAGGATCCTCCTTAAAGCTTCTCTGGGGACGGCCCGAAGAGAAAGGTCACGGAACCCGAGAAACTCGTTAAAATGAAAGGCTGCTGCGTTTACTACAGATTATGAATGCGGCGGGGAATGGTGAGACCATCCCTCTAATTCCTTGCCGGTTCTTCCTTTTAGTATACCACGAGGGGACCTTTTTGAAAAATGATGTTGGCCCTTTTCTCCCCTTATGGTTATTTACACAAAAAAATGAAAAATAACACAACTCCTGTTGGGAATTGTGTTATTTGACGGATAACTTTACCGGACCTGAGACGGGGAATAGGCAGACTTCTGATGATTATCCGCCAGGATGGCATTAACCTCGGCTTTGACTCCCGCATCCTGGTTCGCGAATTGGCTAACCTCGTTCAGGCCGGATTGGCCGTACGGGTAGTTCATCGCGGAATGAGACGCGCTCTGGTTTTTGGATTCCATACGATCGGCCACGGCCGACTTCGCGTTGTTGAACATTTTGCCAAGCGATTGGCCGGCACTCGTCATGGTGGACATAACCATGGGACGTCTGTTGCCCTTGGTCAGATAGATGGCCGCCGCAGCGCCGGCGATTCCCCCGAGCCAGAAGCTTAAACGCATAAAGTTTCCTCCTTCCTGTAAGG contains:
- a CDS encoding genetic competence negative regulator, producing MKIERLSTDKIRIFLTFDDLTERGIQKEDMWREIPKVHELFSEMMEQAYSELGFDATGPLAVEVFALPAQGMVVIVTRGKMNSRQDEAIDEDEDVYEMEVTLEQTDVISYAFRDFEDLLRMAKVIQPLLTDGGVLYSYKDRWILVLDPGDLEESDSRYQAQIAVLSEFGEATSVTPAVLEEYGKVVIAENAVPVLCTHFQS